One Setaria italica strain Yugu1 chromosome II, Setaria_italica_v2.0, whole genome shotgun sequence DNA segment encodes these proteins:
- the LOC101766434 gene encoding putative disease resistance protein RGA3, translating into MKMEENGWSLPAAISRMVGKLRFYLGNSSDSSKFKGTMKMLDLLEEKLMILQDKNLQRVSTDREEEMGAWLLQVKEAADDAEELVKDMESGESAIPDVMTWFRSDSSNLLRMKYTIGRLVSVFTEGESLLGMPNLDEDVLESMRNDSASSTPDHVYVVGRDKEIAMILDMVLEDARFKVVTSLESWASADTLQISQKGWIIETLQNINPSQQRHEDAEVSPYPKEMGGTIEYTQVCNNTVSELMNPMIIPMVGISGVGKTTLAQHIFNDKRIQKHFQGQSAWIYCTDNIRKEELMTKILVSLQPQHKILDVGFDLNSLHNQLQSFIEGKRFFIVLDDVSDDIRAVWGDVRSVLSRGAPGSVILVTTRLYGVASIMGTTAPIFLNPLQYDDLWKIFKHHAFFGNQSTEALESIGRKIAKKLHGLPLAAIMVAVSLRNCLDEVHWNILLKSWWWSVSSNSLGIHIAASLGVCYCELPAYLRQCLVYCSIFPRNYIFGKYELIQMWIANGFVELYNTTGPRSLEDVAAEWFDELVNRCFLQPTFWELRYVMHDLVRDFAIALTSNEHRAGDCELVDLPQSIRHLSINMHNMNVSWGDYNIKNLRSLMLFGGLCDSSSSECYTTVDSLLERSYGTVDRLSEISYDNVDSISEGCSDAIDNEHADISFKRSCVNIGSILRRSTSLRLLNLSNMMPNAATTCFDNHLLVEDHVAAFARFIARHHMLPHLTHLRYLDFSYSGITELPDTLCTLCNLQVLGLRSCRFTQLPGSMNSLISLRHLHADADTIALIHGIGGLTKLQDLQEFRVKAEDGHRITELRDMRYIEGSLCISDLQRVANQTEASQANLSRKEGIICLHLKWDINQCLRGKYNHFGRELSQYAKGQKELLHASSLQKNYMASDISGSVVNPSEVSTPDQAIDILQCLTPPRNLQKLKIFGYPGCSFPDWVQCLRYIQVIEISHCIELQVLPPIGQLEHLKKLKSYELPSIKDVNSDVYGSSNVVFQSLEELTFGSMVKWENWADAENRELFPNLQKLQINRCYNLRRLPFMALSIAIKELSLSGCGSYSGTVSSYLHRLTCLTHLKVNDCSQKLTLPCQKLVSLEYLHLSNCKELCFEGGILCMNNLKALHISSCHLVRLSLEEELTRLLSGWASMFGEEQALVLKTTILQIVKEAGMKSRDIHLPVSAVAGLSKKSDRKRRDTQHKQEHIHVMQSLTDLTMDNLSQSLNLDNILCKLSTLRTLCLYKVHNISVLQEQWLEQIKSLQELEFHSCYLLRKLPSNLAALSSLKKLSLQSCSQIHSLPSKGLPWNLKELQMLGCSPMLEARCQKEDGEIWVKKKIQEQQKRTVLANEFWQGWQEYEEQLVQCAGEQQKNKGEWLMNEEEDWLKQHSAVEPVSNVDVWLKATGEDWPKIAHIPYIRVNGDIIQNLYL; encoded by the coding sequence ATGAAGATGGAAGAGAATGGATGGTCTCTGCCAGCAGCCATCAGCAGGATGGTCGGGAAGCTGCGATTCTATCTGGGAAACAGCAGTGATTCAAGCAAGTTTAAGGGCACCATGAAGATGCTCGATTTGTTGGAGGAGAAGCTCATGATCCTCCAAGACAAGAATCTGCAGCGCGTCAGTACAGACAGAGAAGAAGAGATGGGTGCGTGGCTACTGCAGGTGAAGGAGGCTGCAGATGACGCAGAAGAGCTGGTCAAGGACATGGAGAGCGGTGAGTCTGCAATTCCTGATGTCATGACTTGGTTCCGTTCTGATAGCAGTAACCTCCTCAGAATGAAATATACCATCGGCAGACTTGTTAGCGTGTTCACTGAAGGTGAATCCCTTCTTGGCATGCCTAACCTGGATGAGGATGTCCTGGAAAGCATGCGGAATGATAGTGCTTCGTCAACTCCTGATCATGTCTATGTTGTTGGTCGGGATAAGGAAATAGCTATGATATTGGATATGGTATTGGAGGATGCTCGTTTTAAGGTGGTGACGTCACTTGAAAGCTGGGCAAGTGCTGACACCTTACAAATTTCTCAGAAAGGATGGATCATTGAGACCCTCCAAAACATCAATCCATCTCAGCAGAGACATGAAGATGCAGAAGTATCACCTTACCCAAAAGAAATGGGTGGCACCATAGAATATACCCAGGTGTGCAATAATACTGTTAGTGAACTGATGAACCCTATGATCATTCCGATGGTTGGAATTAGCGGGGTTGGTAAAACAACCCTTGCGCAGCACATTTTCAATGACAAAAGGATCCAGAAGCACTTTCAGGGTCAATCTGCATGGATCTATTGTACTGACAACATCAGAAAGGAAGAATTGATGACAAAGATCTTGGTATCTTTGCAGCCTCAACATAAGATTCTAGATGTTGGGTTCGATCTGAACAGCCTCCACAATCAACTTCAGAGTTTCATAGAAGGAAAGAGGTTTTTTATTGTACTTGATGATGTGTCTGATGACATCCGTGCAGTATGGGGTGATGTAAGAAGTGTACTAAGCAGAGGTGCACCTGGAAGTGTTATCTTAGTGACAACCCGACTGTATGGTGTGGCCAGCATTATGGGGACAACAGCTCCAATTTTTTTGAATCCTCTACAGTATGATGACTTGTGGAAAATTTTTAAGCATCATGCATTTTTCGGTAATCAAAGTACAGAAGCCCTGGAGTCAATTGGGAGAAAAATTGCTAAAAAATTACATGGACTTCCTTTAGCAGCAATAATGGTCGCGGTATCATTGAGAAATTGTTTAGATGAAGTGCACTGGAATATACTTTTAAAGAGCTGGTGGTGGAGTGTTTCAAGTAACAGTTTGGGCATCCACATTGCAGCTTCTCTTGGGGTCTGTTATTGTGAATTACCTGCATATTTGAGGCAGTGCTTGGTTTATTGCTCGATATTTCCTAGGAATTATATATTTGGAAAATATGAGTTGATCCAAATGTGGATAGCTAATGGTTTCGTGGAGCTATACAACACTACTGGTCCCAGAAGTTTGGAGGATGTAGCTGCTGAATGGTTTGATGAACTTGTTAATAGGTGCTTTCTGCAACCTACATTTTGGGAACTCCGATATGTTATGCATGATTTGGTTAGAGATTTTGCAATTGCCCTAACTTCTAATGAGCATCGTGCTGGTGATTGTGAGCTGGTAGATCTTCCACAAAGTATCCGCCATTTATCCATAAATATGCATAATATGAACGTGTCATGGGGAGACTATAACATTAAAAATTTGCGATCACTAATGTTGTTTGGCGGGTTATGTGACAGCAGCTCTAGTGAATGCTACACCACTGTTGATAGCCTTCTGGAGAGGTCTTATGGCACCGTTGATCGCCTTTCAGAGATATCCTATGACAATGTTGATAGCATTTCTGAGGGGTGTTCTGATGCAATTGATAATGAACATGCTGACATCAGTTTCAAGAGATCTTGTGTGAATATTGGAAGTATTTTAAGAAGATCAACAAGCCTGCGCTTATTGAACTTGTCTAACATGATGCCCAATGCTGCAACAACATGCTTTGATAACCATCTACTTGTTGAAGATCATGTTGCAGCATTTGCGAGGTTTATTGCAAGACATCACATGCTGCCGCATTTGACTCACCTCAGATACTTAGATTTTTCATACAGTGGGATTACTGAACTTCCTGATACATTATGTACCTTGTGCAATCTCCAGGTTCTTGGCTTGCGGAGCTGTAGATTCACACAGTTACCAGGAAGCATGAACTCATTAATTAGCCTGAGACACTTACATGCAGATGCAGATACAATCGCTCTAATTCATGGCATTGGAGGGCTCACAAAGCTCCAAGATTTGCAAGAATTCCGTGTTAAAGCAGAGGATGGCCACAGAATAACTGAGTTAAGGGACATGAGGTACATTGAAGGTTCCCTTTGTATATCAGATCTTCAGAGGGTGGCCAATCAAACAGAGGCAAGTCAGGCTAACTTATCCAGAAAGGAAGGTATTATTTGTTTACATCTAAAATGGGACATAAACCAATGTTTGAGGGGTAAATATAACCATTTCGGAAGGGAGTTGAGTCAGTATGCTAAAGGTCAAAAAGAACTACTTCATGCTAGCTCACTTCAGAAGAATTATATGGCTTCAGATATTTCAGGATCAGTTGTGAATCCATCAGAGGTATCTACACCTGATCAAGCCATCGACATACTACAATGTTTGACACCACCTAGGAATTTGCAAAAGCTGAAAATTTTTGGGTACCCAGGGTGTTCTTTTCCAGACTGGGTGCAATGCCTCAGGTATATCCAAGTTATTGAGATAAGCCACTGCATAGAACTGCAAGTACTTCCGCCTATAGGACAGCTGGAGCATCTAAAGAAATTGAAGTCATATGAGTTGCCTTCCATAAAAGATGTCAATTCTGATGTATATGGAAGCTCAAATGTGGTCTTTCAATCTTTGGAGGAGCTGACTTTTGGATCCATGGTGAAATGGGAAAACTGGGCAGATGCAGAGAATAGAGAATTATTTCCAAACCTGCAAAAGCTGCAGATAAATAGATGCTACAACCTGAGGAGACTACCTTTTATGGCCTTGAGCATAGCTATCAAAGAACTTTCACTTTCAGGTTGTGGTTCATATTCTGGTACGGTATCAAGTTATTTGCATCGGTTAACTTGTCTCACACATTTAAAGGTAAATGATTGCTCACAAAAGTTAACCCTTCCATGTCAAAAACTGGTATCACTAGAATACTTGCACCTTTCAAATTGTAAGGAGCTCTGCTTTGAGGGTGGAATTCTTTGTATGAACAATTTGAAAGCACTACATATTTCCAGCTGCCACTTAGTCAGGTTATCCCTAGAAGAAGAGCTCACTCGCCTGCTCTCGGGTTGGGCATCAATGTTCGGAGAAGAGCAGGCACTTGTTCTTAAAACCACTATTCTTCAGATAGTCAAAGAGGCAGGCATGAAAAGTAGGGATATCCACCTTCCCGTTTCTGCTGTAGCTGGATTATCCAAAAAATCAGACAGAAAAAGGAGAGATACACAACATAAACAAGAGCACATTCACGTTATGCAGTCTCTCACTGACCTTACAATGGATAACCTTTCCCAGTCTCTAAATCTCGATAATATCCTTTGCAAGCTTTCAACACTCCGTACTCTATGTCTTTACAAGGTTCATAATATATCTGTTCTTCAAGAACAGTGGCTTGAGCAAATTAAGTCCCTACAGGAGCTGGAGTTTCATAGTTGCTACCTACTCAGGAAGCTCCCATCGAATTTGGCCGCTTTGTCATCCTTGAAGAAGTTGAGTCTACAGTCATGTTCCCAAATTCACTCACTACCATCGAAAGGTCTACCATGGAACCTAAAGGAATTGCAGATGCTAGGTTGCTCACCTATGCTAGAGGCACGATGCCAGAAGGAAGATGGAGAGATatgggtgaagaagaagatacaGGAACAGCAGAAGCGGACAGTTCTGGCAAATGAGTTCTGGCAAGGATGGCAGGAGTACGAGGAACAGTTGGTCCAATGTGCGGGTGAGCAGCAGAAGAATAAGGGAGAGTGGTTGATGAATGAAGAAGAGGACTGGCTGAAGCAGCATAGTGCGGTAGAGCCAGTAAGTAATGTAGACGTGTGGCTCAAGGCAACAGGAGAAGACTGGCCAAAGATTGCTCACATTCCGTATATCCGTGTGAATGGAGATATCATACAGAATCTTTATCTCTGA